Within Desulfolithobacter dissulfuricans, the genomic segment ACCAAGCACTAGGGGATACCGTTCGTCCCGGTCCGCGCTACGCAGGGGAAGACCAGCCAGGTCCAGGATGGTCAGGATGTTGGTGTAGCACAGTTCATAAGGCAGCGTGATGCCAAGGACGTCGAATTCGCTCAGCGGCCGGCGGCATTCGACGGAAAAAAGGTCCACCCCATGGGTCCGGAGCTGCTCTTCCATGTCCACGTCCGGAGCATAACAGCGGTCGGCCAGGAATCCCTGGTGGTGGTTGATGACGTGGTAGAGAATCTGCAGGCCCTGATGGGACATGCCGATTTCATACAGGTCGGGAAAAACCAGGCAGAAACGAAAATCCGCCCCATCCCAGCTTGGGCGGACAGCGTTGTGTTCTCCGCCGATATAGCGCCCCGGCTTACGTACCAGGGAGAGGATATGATGAAGTTGTTGCATGAATCGTCCATAATCCGCCGGGCAGGATTCCTGCCTGGCGGTCGTTGTATGAATGAGGGGTGCCGGACCCAGCCAGCCGATGCAGGTCCCAAGACCCGTTGTCTTCCGCCCCTGCCCTCTCCGGGCCAGGGGCTCTTTTACCGAAAATGAGTTGACATTGCAATGGTTGACGATGTAATCCTGATACTATAGCGAAGTCATGGAGTTACCACTCATCCTCCCCACCGGTGCCAATTCATCGCAATGTACATGAAAAATTATCCCTGCACGGTCATCACCCTGCTTGTGGCAGTGCTGCTGCCCGCCGTGCTGTTTGCGGCCACCGATTCGGCGGTGCTTGAAGATATCCGGTTTGAAAAATCCGCTGCCGATGCGGAACAGGTCATCTTCAGTCTGGACAGGAGCACGATACCCAGGGTTTTTGCCATCAAAGGGAAAAAACCGCGGGTGGTTTTCGATTTTCCCGCCACCCGGCCCGCTACGTCGCTGGCCCACCAGATCCAGACCAGTGGCCGCTACATAGAACGCATCCGGATCGGGATCCACAACAAGCCGCAGCTGAAAACCAGGGTTGTCCTGGACCTGCGCCCGGGCCAGCACCTTGATTTCGACCAGCAGTTCCTGCCGGAAAAACACCAGCTTATCCTCCAGGTATTCACCGAAGAGAGCACTACCACAGCGGTGGACCATACCCCGCCTGCTGACCAAACAACACAAAAAACGACCACCCGTCCCCCGGACCTGGTCCCGAAACCAGAATCCGCGGCTGCAGCCATACCACGCGACCCGGCCCGGAAGGTGAAAGAGACAAAGACAAAGGAAGGAACAAAAATATTCCACCCGCCAAATGCTGCGGTCATGCCCACCCTGACCGGGGTGGAATTTGATACTTCCCGCAGCCGGGGCGAGATGATCCTTTTTAAACTCAACGGATTCTACCCCCCCAGGGTTTTTGGTATTGCCGAAGGGCTGCCACGGGTGGTATGCGACTTCAAGGATACCCGCCTGGACAAGTCCGTACAGCGGTTGATCAAGGCAAACGGGCGTTATGTGAAGAGTATCAGGACCGGTCGACACGAGGACAGAATCCGGGTGGTGCTCGACCTGAAGCAGGGAAACAACTACGATCTCCAGCAGGTCTTTTTCAAGGAAGACAACCTCTTTGTCCTCATCGTCAACACCCTGGACAACGCCCCTTCCACCGCCGAGATAGAAAAGCCGCTCCAGCGCCGCTGAGCCGTTTCTACCTGGTGTATGTCCATAAATGAGAATTTTCGTTCGAGTTCAAGGAGCATAGAAAAATAAAAAGCGCAGCATATTAAGCATATGTGAGCGTTTTTATTTTTCGTAGCGACGCAGAAATCGGGCGAAAAGGCCATTTATGGACAGGCACTACCTGACCCTGGTAAGGGTGACATGGGATGGCAGCCTGAGCTGGAACCGCTCCGGCGACACCGGCTCGGTGGAGTAGATCCGCTCAAACTCGAGCACGATCTTGCCGGAAACCCTTTCTCCTTCTATCTCCAGGGTCCGTGGCCAGGGGCAGGGAAAGTCGCCGAGCGTCCCCTCGTATGTTACTTCAAGCTCCAGTTCGTCGCCTGCCAGGATCCGGTGGCACGCCATCATGCCGGAGTCGCTCAGCAGCACCTGGTGGCGGAGGTTGTCCGCACAGCGCAGGGTGTACCAGTAGCCCCTGCCCTCCCGATCCCGGGCGATTTTCTGCACCTTGCACCGACCCGCCTCCAACCGCCCGGCCAGAAGAAAAAAGAGCTCCTGGTCTGCCAGAACCTCCGGCACATATTTCTTCCAGAAACCGGCCTCCACCGGTCCGGTGTACGCCTCTCCTGTCCGGTTATCGACCAGAGTGAAACTGGTGCCATCACCGGTGATAAGCACCACCGGCCGGTCGAGAGGATCGACCAGGGCCAGTCGGAGAAAGGAAGGTACCTGCAGGAGCAGGGTTGCCCGGACCGTTCCCTCCTGCCCCCAGGCCTTCCAGCCGACCCGCAGATCAGCGTCCACGGCCAGACTACAGGAACGATCGATGAAACGGTGCCATATTTCCTCGGCCACCGGTCTTTCCACCCGGTCGAGCGCCACCGTTACCGGCCCCCTGGTCCCGCATCCACCCAGGACAAGAAGCAGCGGAACCAACAGCGCCAGGTAAAACAGTATGGGACCGCG encodes:
- a CDS encoding AMIN domain-containing protein — its product is MKNYPCTVITLLVAVLLPAVLFAATDSAVLEDIRFEKSAADAEQVIFSLDRSTIPRVFAIKGKKPRVVFDFPATRPATSLAHQIQTSGRYIERIRIGIHNKPQLKTRVVLDLRPGQHLDFDQQFLPEKHQLILQVFTEESTTTAVDHTPPADQTTQKTTTRPPDLVPKPESAAAAIPRDPARKVKETKTKEGTKIFHPPNAAVMPTLTGVEFDTSRSRGEMILFKLNGFYPPRVFGIAEGLPRVVCDFKDTRLDKSVQRLIKANGRYVKSIRTGRHEDRIRVVLDLKQGNNYDLQQVFFKEDNLFVLIVNTLDNAPSTAEIEKPLQRR